The Epinephelus fuscoguttatus linkage group LG19, E.fuscoguttatus.final_Chr_v1 genome contains the following window.
ataattataattataatattctCCCTTCCTCAAAATGAGAGCTCCACTGAGacatttaaacaacaacaattataATTCATGATAAATTACAAACTGAATCTGTGAACAGTTTGTTTCAACACCATTATGACCCATGCATCAGCTGATActcagtaaaaaaagaaagtaaaaatgaTGCTCTTAATTCCTCTTCTGACCACTTGATGGCGCCAAATCTACTCTCAGCACAGGTATTGAAAGGCTTTGCTCCAGTAGTGAATTGTGACATTTCATCTCTATTGCTGCCTTGTTGAGATTTATTCCAACAGAACAGTTatgaggttgttgttttttttctgtcatctaTGTCTTTAGCTGTATTAAAAACACCCTTAAATGAAGCAAAGGCTACAAGGGTTGGAGGGTTGGAACTTTGGTTCGTTTTAGCTAAGGTTAGCGCTTTTTTGCCTCTCTACAAGATCTTTATTTTTGTGCTATTACCACAAAATGACATACTCTACCAATTTATTTCTCCCAACACTGCATCAGTTCATGCATCACTATCGTGCACATACTAAACTCAtatccaaatattttttaattttacactaAATTCACTTTGTTGTTAAGGGGGGCATATCCCTCCAACTTAGCCAAACTAATTACTTTTCTCATCTACATTTCTTTTAAAGGTACAGTTTGAAGGATTTACAGAGGTATACTGGCAGAAGTTAAATAtaataagtttgtttgttttctttctttctttctttctttctttcttcattagaatgagctgtttatatcaacATAAGGAGAAGGTCCacatctacagagatcaccatgttgcattgccatgtttctacagtagcccagaacggacaaatcaaagactggctctagatagggccatttttgtttttgcattggccattgtagttagcagcccctctgcgatAGGAGcgtttgaaaaacactgattttattttttgttttttaaaagtgaaactgctttattcaatgcgtttatcatttttaatcacctggtctgtttgttttgaaggggaggagacctctgcggatagtttggctcccagtaaaaacctcctgaacaatgaatcctgaaggaattctaactggaagaagtttcagctggttgcaatctgcaatcctgaccactagatgccactatatccgcctaaatcttacacactgaattttttaacagtgatggaggaaatattcagatcctttacttaagtcaAAGTATTAATACCACAGTGTGAAAAATAGTGTTCCCAAAacagtcctgcattgaaaatgttacttcaGTAAAAGGATGTAAGcataatcaggaaaatgtatttaaagtatttaaagtactAAAAGCATAAAAATGTCTCCTGTGACTGTTACATTATTATATATTGTATCATTAGATTATTAGCCTATCACTTACATTCATGTAAAAGCAGGTTTGTACTGTTGAGCTCATTTTTGAAGTATTTTACAGAGGACCGCAACAAATAATTTACCTtatagataaataataatatatttatttataaagcgcttttTAAAGCAGAGTTAAAAAGTGCTTGACATGtcagacaagacatgaaaacaactttaaaaaaaagaaatgataaaACACTGAGGAATTCAAAGACAGTCTAAATGCACTTAAAACTCAATATCAGGAAAGGCTCTTcgataaaaatatatttcaagaagggacttaaaagaAATTACTGATTCAGCCGACGTGATTTCCTTGGGCAGATTGTTCCAGAGCCTTGGGGCCCTGACAACAAACGTTAagtcccctttagttttcagaccagcctctggaacagacaaaagacctctgccaGAGGACCTCAGAGTAATATAATATCGTGATTATTTTCTTAAGTAATCGTAATAACTCATTATGTAGTTgccattaattttctgtcaatcaactaATTATTTCTGCACTACTTGTATATTTTTGAGTACAGCAGTTTAATTCATAACAATGTGTCATATTTTAGAAGCTATTTATATGATCTGTataaaaaaatcttaaactAGTGAAGTcactaaagctgtcaaatacatctagtgaagtaaaaagtacaatacttCCCTCTGAAATGCAGAAGTATGAAGTAgcatgaaaagaaaatcaaGTTAAGTACAGATACTACAAATTTGTACTTAACCACAGTACTTAAATTAAGGTAGTTAGCTACACTGCACCACTGCTTTTAAGTTATTTCAATAACtcaagtgtgtgttgtgtgaatCAGAGTGAAGGTTTCATAcagtaagaaaaagaaaactgaacaCAGGTTACAGACACACTGTATTTTAATGAAAGATTAGGTTAAAATAATACACTTTAATGAAAGAAGCAGACATTAAAAATCACCATAAATATGCTACATAATCCTAATCACACTTTTGCTCTAACACGATTGAGTAAATGTATCTGTAGGGGGGCAGCTCCATGTTAGGCtattacacaaacacatgtagGATAGATCTCAACAGCATTAAGTAAAAGTGAACATTTCCCAACTGTGCAGTGGAAACTGTAGATGTGAACCCCGGGCTTAATGCTTCTCAACGCCATCCAGCTCAAGACATctcagcatgcacacacacgcacacactcacgcacgcacacactaaAATGTATACCTACAAGCAGAAACACTCATACTAGAGATTTAAGAATTCTTGCAGGAGACTTTACCGGTTTTAACGTCACCAATTCAACATCCTGACTGCCTTTAgcaaaatattaagtgttacTGCTCTTACCATAAAAAACAAGAATTTCACTGATAAAAAAACAAGCCCTCCCACTGCTCTGAGTGTTCCCATTCCCTTCCATCACTCCAAATAATCTACGGGTTTAACAGGCCTAAATACTTCACTCAGTTTGTGCCAGATATGTCTAAATGTGCCTCTTAAACTCAAAAGGAAACCTCAAATACCTGCATCTGAGTAAGAGGGTCAGATTATTTGATTTGCACTGGCCTCGCCCCCGCAGGGCGAGACTGTTTAGCGGTCGCTGATAAGGGTTTcatcactcaaacacacacgttTTAAAATCCAACATGCACACGTGCCTGTGTGACAACATCCCCCAGTCGTTCACAAACAAACCCTGCACTCATTCAGTCCATGTCCCAGCACAACTAGCAATTGGGATAGCAATATCAGCAAATGTGTTGTCGTTGTGGTCGCTGGAAAAACATGAAGAACAGAAAAAGATAAAGGCATCACATGCTATTTCTTGGCGAAGCCGTACGAAGTGAAAAGTGTGGCACAGCGATGGCTCGTACACGGGATGAGGAAGCTACACTGGAACCCTTTAATGTCAAGGGGGATGCAACTTTTGAAAAAGTCATGAAGAAAGATGAAGATTTTTCCCTCTCAGTCCCAGCCGTTGTCCTTTATCATGTGGGACAGCTCAATGATAAACTTCCCCTCCTTGTACTTCTGACTCAGCTCAAAGGCTTGTTCCTGCAGAAGGGAGGCACATAAAGGTTATTACAGAGCGGATTAAAGTTTCcttttcacaatgaaaataaatggattCACAGTGGGGATTTATGTTTGTAAATGAGGTGCCAGGGTGcattaaaaaagcatcaaaatagagcttgtttataaaaaaaaatactgccaGGGGAAGATCCCCCAACAGAGGTCCAGGCTAATTATTAACAGATTAagtattaatgtttgttttttaactggcccctggctgCCTGTTATGTTGCAAAAGTAACCCCTGGGCAAACTAAGTCCTGGTGTCCTTACTGTACATGCAGCTGAGCACTAGTTCCataaaaaacatgcacacactctaAACGTGTCACGTCATGTAACTGTTTAACTATTTCATTCACTTCAACCATGACATTTCAAGGCTGTGTCTCAACTCAATACTATGTTGAATTTGGAGGTAAATGATCTCTTGTACTTGAAACATCTGCCAAATgagtacatttattttcttcctaCAAAGCATTGTACCTAACTtatagcagtggttcccaactggtggttcgcaatccaaaagtgggtcgtgggcCCATTCTGGATTCTGGACCACAAGGGACTCGCAAACgtatcaagtttgtaaaaaacacactttattctgaagtgcagtgaatttctggcaagGAGCTTATATTTCAAAaggccatttcctgctgtagattgaGTGACTAATGAACAgctgcttgacagagacagcaaactagctccaTGACATGGCCAATCTCAAGTGTGACACTTAATGTATTGAACTGTGTGGATCTCGAActgatgactgaggagaaatctggaccctggggttggaccagttgggaaacactgacctATAGTATGAATATAAGAGTAAACGAATCTATGGTTCAATAAATGCTTCACATCTCCAGTAGTGTTGGGCAGCTGGGCCGATGGCTGACAAACATTGACCACATGGCCCTAACACTATGTCAACATCAACACAAGGGCAGTGGGGACGTGGGTTTGCACTGACACTAATGGCATTCATTGTACgcttaaataataataattcaaattTACCAGAGGTGCAACTGCAGATGAACACAAGTATACAAACATTTCACGGCTTAGAACagatatttatgtattttaaaaaggcctcagggtccagatttctcctttgtcatAAGTTAGAGGTCCCACAGTTAAATGCATTCAATGTCATACTTGCGTTGGGTCATGTTGAgatagtttgctgtctctatcAAGTAGCTGTCTGCTAGTCActtactctacagcagaaaacggcacttcaaaataaaaattctgtgctaaaaaaaatcaactgtaCTTAAAAGTAaaccgtttttgtttttttatacaaaCTTTACACGTTTGCGTATCACTTGcggcccattcagaatggatcaACGCCCCACTATTGGACTACGAtacaccagctgggaaccattGTTTTAAGGAGTGTCAGCCTGAGAGTACAAAATGAAGAATGggtttattgtaattattatgATAGCCCCTTGTGTCTGACAAACAGGTTATTCAGTCACTTCACAATTACAATCATTTATCGCCCAGTGAAAGCATGTTTTAATTTAGGCACAACCATGACAATTATTTTAGTATAACAACAATGATATCACTGTCCATCGCAATGTTTCACCGTATTCATCGTCGTGTGCCAATTTGGTAGACATTGACCAACCCTTGTCTCcaacatttcaaaatattgaTCATTAGTAACCTATTTTCTcatgggaatttaaaaaaaaaagtagtctGCAACAACATTGTAAAACGTGTAAAGCTTAAAATTATACTTGTGCATTATGAGGTTATAGCTACAGTGTAGTTGGCATGGCTACAAAGATACCACAAGCAGACTACAAGAGCTGTTACTGGTCAGGTTGGGCTGCTTGTGCTCTCTCCTACAAGCTTCTGATGCAGGTACAGATTGTTGATAAGCGAAGTCAACAttaaagaagatgaagaaagacTCAAACTTCTGCTTTTCAGTAAGAGACATCTAGCAAAGCCATCTCCACTGCAAATCTGCTCAGACTAATTGCTGCGTCACAGTGAATGAATTAAAGTAAACACGGCAAATATACGGCACATGACAGAACTCACTTAGATGTAACGGTAGTTTTCTAAGTATGTGCGTAGCTCACTCTATATCACATGGTAGATGAAAGAATGTAAACACAGTTAAGGaataaaagtaaaacaggaCACAGATCTGATCACTGCGATACATCCTGCTGATGTTACTGGAGTGCCATCAACAGCTGAAATCTGACGCTGAAGTGTAAATCAAAACCTACACCAGGTGTCAGTGTTGGGGACGATGTTACAGCTCTTGTCAAACAAAAAAGCGATTTAACAGTGACAAGTCAGCATTTTATTTGCAGGTACTTACATATTTCCAGCCCAGCGTGGTGTGACAGTTTTCACAGTAGATGTCAGCAACTGCATGAAGTCCTGTGAGCAACAGCCTCTCCTCCGCAGGACCACAGCCAACGTTCACCCTGAAACCAGACACAGTGTCATCAAGCAGCAGCTCCACTCTGATTCACAGAGGGCTTCACAGTAATTAAACTACTCTCCTTACCATGCACTAAGGGGCTGTGAACCTAAACAGTAAAGGACCTACTGTCCTACATTGCTCctttaagggaaaaaaagactCAAGTTCATGAATCAGTCATGGGAAGGCTGCAAGAGCTCCACAGAAACAGAACATCAGCATCTATTCAATTTAAGCCTTCTATTTAGATCAAGTGCTTGAGTTATTTAAGGGGCTCCGTTTGTGTATTTTTGACCCACTAACCCAGGAGAAGCATGACTAAAGTGAACTTCAAGGTTCACTCGAGAGCAAATCAAATTATCTGCTGGCCGTGTGGGCTGTGCAAACATCTGTGATACTGGGAATTTGTTTTCAGAGAAAAGTAGACTATAAAAATGATGCAATTATATGCTGGAAAAACAAAGATCATATTTcattcacatgtttttgtttcaaagACCCACAGTTCAAGCCAAAacccaaaaatacatatatttcctcTAACCTTTAGTGTTATTTAATCAATCTAGaatgttctggtgtgagttaaATGTTGGAAATATCAGCTATAGAGATTTCTTTTTCTcacaaatataatggaactagagggcactcagcttgtggtgctcaaagtgcccaaaaaatacatttgaataactcaaaagcaatgtctctttccagaaatcatgactgctgggttactcaagataatccactgaATTTATTGTTGACAGGTTCTATTTTCTCACTACTGAACTAGACCCGTCAACTGTATAACCACGAAGgaggaagcatgcatctgctCATGGACAAGAGACTTGTATTCATGACAGCGCGACATGTAAAatttaatggcgtcctcctcggctgagctatAAAATTAGCTAGCTCCATTGTGCTAGTTGAGCTAGCAgaagatgcatgcttccttctgagGGGTGATATAGTTCAtggatgtagtttggtagaaaaaataaagtttccaatgtgaaaatgctcacaacaaggtctacAGATTATCTTgcctgatatctccaacacttgacaactcccaccaaaacaatgtagactgACAAACAACACTACAGCTAAGAGAAAAAACACGTATAATTAATTTGGGgtcgaactgtccctttaaggagcCACTTATCTAATCTGAAATGATCTGATAACAAAGTAGggctaatacaaggaaacatttAAGGAAAGTGGTTTTCAAAACTGAATTTTAACATTTACTGAAGTTCCTTTTTAGTGATCATGGAGATAAAAATAAGATTGGAAATCTAAATTAAGACTAGCCACTTGTGTACATTCAATGTGCTGACATGTAGTAATATTTAGAAATCAAATACTCACACAGAGTTGAAGAGGTAGGCTCGGCCTTGACTGCCTTGGAATGACTAGAGGacatagacaaaaaaaaaacaaaacaaagacataagAAAAAAATGCTACATGTGTCCACTTGTAATATGGATAAAACACATGATattaattgcattttttatttattttttatttgcaaaATGACTTCTAACTTTGGGAAACctcttttgttttgtcagtcCAGTTTTTCCTGTTTTGCCACATTTTAAACTAAGCGAGAGCCATGAGGCGGCGTCATAACCCGCCTGAAATGATTATTAACAACAAAAGAGTGGCAGTACACTGACCTTGGAGATGAGATCGTCATGGTTGGCCAGATGGGCGCGGCAGTGCACACAGCTGTAGCGCCGGTGGCAGGAGTCCAGGTAGGCCTGGAACGTCTTGGCCTTTGTGAGCTTCACCATGTCTGcggaggaagaggggaggaggaagtAGGTTGGTAGTTTGTTGTTGTGCATTTGTTGGTGATGCAAGCACTCAGTCAGGTTATGACTCCTAAGACCCTTTGATGAACCACTTTTTGTCTTGAATAAGTTTCCAGATGTCAGTGAGGAAGTGAAAGATGTGAAACATAGACAGGTTTCACATCAGCTTTCAGTTATCTGATAATAGCGATAAAACACTGCAAAGCTAACCCTAAACAACCTGACCTGACCTATATGTCTTACACAGGGTATCAGACAGAAATTAAATGCTTTTAAGACCTTTTAGAGATCATTTTTAACTCCATTTAAGACTGATTTTGGACAACTTGTCTTCTTCTTGTTCATGTACTGCAGGTAAGTATAACATTAAGTAGAATATATGTGGTTCTGtgcagacagaaacaaacataacattaatctacatttaccaacagataagtgcaagtataaagtaacaAGACATGGCTCATTtggcaaaaagaaaataaaaaatagctatataaaatgagatttttttgcAGCAATTAAGACTTCATAAATTCAAAGattaagattattatttttttattactattaagCTCTAAAAAAAGTTACtatttaaaactaaactgaaagtgaaacataTCTATGCTCTCTTAAAAGCTAGATTCCAGTACTAAGGTTGTTTTGCAGAAGTGCATGGTGAAATAActatttttgtcagtggagttcataagtttcactttcagttcagttttaaataccAATATTTTAGTCaataatgcatgtgtttggaagcactgagcatacaactggataaatgagacttggattatccTGCACAAGTTCTGTGAGAgtgtgtaaatggatgttttgatatagttttgcggTCTCCGGCTGAAGTATTGCTCTTAGAGATCACAATTGACTGACTAACAATTTTGCATTTTCAGCATTTCAGTTTACCATGATTGTGTTTcataatttcaacatttcatcTATTTTTTCCTGGCACAAATGGGCCAACACACTGGGCAGATTAACCTATTTAACATCACAACCAGCTTCATTAGTCAAGTATGTGTACATATGCAAGGAATTTGGCTCTGGTTTTAACTTGCACTCAACATGCCTAGGCTCagttcaaaaaatattttagagGACGACAGAAGTAGAGAATGATACAgctaaaaacaaagacaacaaagcTGAGAAAAGACAGGTACAAATTAGAGCTGGAACAATTAGTCAGTTAAGCGCAATTTGATCGTTATGCTTTCCTTACATTATAGTAAAATAATATCTTGGTTTGCAAATGTTGgtgggacaaaacaagacatttgataaTGTCACCTAAGGCTCTGGCATATTCTTACAGGCTTTTCTCACtgttttctaatattttgtAGCACTTTGGAAGCAATTAATCCATAAATCGAGAAATTAATCTAGAAATTAATTGGCAATAAACCTAGTCAGTAGTTGCAGCCCTTGTaaacaaaacgaccaaaaaacacataactatTATACACAAGAAAGTGCAATGGGCCAATGCAGCACTTGAAAGATTAACCTATATTAATGAATGATAATCAGCTTTATTGGCCAAGTATGTGCACATATGCGAGGAATCTGACTCTGTTTTTATAAGTTGCTCACAGTGTGCCTACACAGTTTAAAGAACAATTTAGAGGAAGACAGAAGTAGATATACAGCtacaaacaaagacaacaaagcTAAATGAAGATAGGTAAAAATTAGAGCTGCAACAGTTAGTCAATTTATTGATTATTCGATCTGACAGAAACCTAATCAGCAACTAGTTTGATCATGAATCAATCATTTATCATATTTCGAGTGATATTTTCAGTTCCCTTTATGTGAGtatctgctgcttttttttcattatgcGTAGGTGTTctatcttttatgtttttgagtgtgttgttttttggctgtaactttttgCATGCTGCTGTCTTtgccaggtctcccttgtaaaCGAGACGGTTGATCTCAGTGGAGCTTACGTTgttaaatatgggttaaataaaataaataaatgtaatacgTTGGGGATTTTGAAATCAGAGCCAAAGTActttttttaaaccacagagGGAAACTAGGACATGTTACAGTTGCTCTCACTGCTCTTTTACCGTATATAGGCATAGAGAAATGataagaaaacagaaatatgcaagtaaaaatgtgcattatgctacaatatataacaaaaataagaaatatatgacaaaactgaaatgttggttggacaaaacaagacatttgatagTCTTCTGGTGTTTTGTAgaccaaatgattaatcaaACACAGAGCTACTATATACAAGAAGGTGAAAAAAAAGGTGTATAGTGTGGGACAATAACTGAATGGCAGCTCTAGTAGAAAACATGCTGTGCTCATATAACTTGTTATTGTTACTGTGGTGACACGTATTGttatttattaacaaaaatCAGTTGTGGTAGGTTGGTTAGGAGGAACACAGTTTAACAGGCAGCTTGCTTCCTGGTTAATAAAAATAGGTAGCACAAACAACCCTGGCCTCGTCAGATGCAATCAGTTAACCCAAATTCAAGCCCCTGCAACGTGTGCTGCACCATGTACGCTGTGTCCAACCCTGGTGACCGTCTGTCAGTGTCTATATATTGTCACAAACGGCCTGACACAtctgtcagctgcagcacagaTTGGCCACTAGCTTCCTGACCTAGCTTACGTGTTAGCTAGCGGGCTAGCTCCGCATTGTCACAACACACAGCAGCTAGATGCGCATTGCAGGATATTCCCCGGTGTACGTCGACTCACCTGATAGTACAGAAGCTCCTCGGAGTCTACACAGCGGACCAATGCGGCTGACAGCCGAAAAGCATCTATTTTAAGCAGGGTACTGTTGTGGGCAGCAGGTCGGCTCGGTGCAACAGTCGACCACGAGCGGACGGCTCGGACAataaagacaacacacacagcctctggTCGCTGCAGCGTTTACCCGCGTCTCTCCTTTGAATGTGAGCCCGCTTTCAAAAGCTCCTCCGCGGCCTTCGTTGAAACAGGAGCTGGAGTCCGACAATGCTGGCAGACTGACAGGATGACTGCGCTGCGGCCCCGGCGGGAGAAAAATGTGGTTTGTTTATGAAAACACGCAGGAGGAAGTCTGAAGAGTGCAAAACAAATCCCCGTCGACCAATGGGAGGCGGCGGGTGACGTCTAGAATGTGGGTCAACCAATCAGATTCGACTTCACATGAGCCCTTTATGGCTATCAGTTTGATTGTTGGTACAGTCTCATAAATGCTGCTGGTGGGTCATTATCACATCCTGCTGATGGATTTGGGATAAAAGTCCTTCAGACTGGCTGCAAACTGATCAAACGTGCACAACGTAAGGAACAAATATTTGTGGTTATGTGACGAGACTCAGGAAACCTTCAATATCTTTGATAAGAAGGATGGGGAGGGGGTTTGGTTGTGGTTTCTTGATTTATTTGTATGACTGTCTTGgagctgtgtgttttcttcCCTATTATATGGTAATGGTAATCTGTTTTGGCTCTTGTTAACAATTTTCCAGGAGAAATGCGCATAATAAAGACAAGGcattaaattaaaagtaaaaaacaaaaggaaaatagAAAATGTAGACTGAAAAGGTGTAGTTTAAGCTTGTTAAACCTACCCTTTTCACTTAGCATATTCTCATGAGTATCTCATTTACTACCACGCTTGTTATGCAAAAGTATCAACAGAAAAGTCATATAAACATATGCATgagcagattatgagacaatggggccttgggcacagatatgcaaaaggccccaccacctcttctACATGGGAACAAGATAAAGACTTTGTGgtagtttttcttcttttttgctgcatctttttgtggttttgtgtgtctttgtggtcatttaagCATCGTTTCCACCTAGCAGtgcggtacagttcagttcagtatgctttttttcagtttcctctgtgaaaagttgtggatggtaccaatgtgactgttctgtactgtccccatttctggtcacccctctgttggggtacctagctgGTGCTAAAAaatggagctgtgaacactgcagtctgttgattggttaATAACGTACAGTCAGTCTGCCCAGGGCAGAGTTGGGGTTTgttttgaggcttatgtaaccactgtttatACCATGGAAAGTTTTATTAGTAGGCtataacaataaaatgaaagaatgttGTGCTGCTACTTGCAGCAGCtttaaactgagaaaaaaataactcataacaatgattcactgggccgactgccggcaacttttaaggtgaaGTGTCAACTTGTAATGTTATTCAATGTATGAGTTGATGTGAATCCATCATCACACCTTAGATTTCAACTttgatgacaactttgaccatcactttagtttttatatgacatacatttttagtaatgagtggatcttcaagcatttatatatatattaatttcaactgGGTTAtatgaactgcatatattccaATCCTAACTTTGAAAAAAAGGCCTGtgagctccagcaacactaaacccctgagctttcctgggaaggactaaatgcacaaacccgttatttttaaatatcctatcgagagagactctcactgcagcctgttgtattttgttctgaaaatgtctgtgtgcagcctcgttctgtggacaataaacgaggtgcagactcccctctgtcaccggtaatgaggaaattcagtgagtgctggacggagcagtgagtgacaacaaccctgaccacatttaagagtagttttgctgttgttaaacgcggTCCCCAagtaataaatcaatatgtcgAACACTTTTCTTCATGATTTCAATGTAACATGGCATGACAGATTAATCTTCATATtatcattttgtgggtaaactattcctttaatgtcaATAATTTACTAGATTCCCCCAAATACTATATGTAATGTTATGTATTATGGCAGCAACAGCCCTGTTTGTGTGATTAAGAGCCTAACTTCTCTGCTGGGTCACTAATTCAGACCTTTGCTCTTTGCATATCTACTGTATTAAGACTTCGGTCTGCACTGATCCACTTATATTCCATTAACCCATTTGTCACACTGCAAAGCACAGCCAAGCAGGTCAGAAAAATACAGCCTTTGTTTCGCCAACAGGCCGGTTGATTATTATCACAGCGGTGTGGCTGGACTTTAACCCAAGCCTGGGAAAACAAGGACCCAGGTGAGGCTAACTGCACGTACATTAGATGAGTGACTGTTGAACgcagatgcaaaaacacaacctAGATATTAATAAAACTGTACTCACCTATATGGATATTTGTAAAACGTTAATTCCTTTACTTTAATTTCCAACTCCATGTTTGAGTGCTCTTCATTGTAATATCACACAAAAGAATATAAAAGCATAAACTGACGTGAACTTTCCCAGATAATTTATTTCATAAGCACTTACTCAAACCAGTCAaataatgtcagaaaataacagACACAGTCAAAACAAAGTCACGTTTACTCTCTTATCATGAGAGATGGGTCGTCAGGTGATATGGTCCAGCTGGTTAAATATTCACTCCAACTGTAAACACTTCTGCACCGTCGCAGCTCTGCTTCCTCTGAGACTGATAACTGGAATAAAGCAAAACTCCTGACTACCAAAAAATATGAATGCCATCAAAATTTCACTTGTTTTAAACAGAATAATGACTTGACTCTGCCACACAGCTACTGTCTCATTTCACTCATCAACACAGAGATTAACATCATAAGTAGAGCTCTGAGTCACACACTAGAGAAGGTGATTCCTCCCATAATCCATCCAGAGCAAGCCTTTTATTAAATTACTCACTGAGAAATACATGCAGTCTGTTTAATTTAATACAGTACTCATCtaaa
Protein-coding sequences here:
- the ypel3 gene encoding protein yippee-like 3: MVKLTKAKTFQAYLDSCHRRYSCVHCRAHLANHDDLISKSFQGSQGRAYLFNSVVNVGCGPAEERLLLTGLHAVADIYCENCHTTLGWKYEQAFELSQKYKEGKFIIELSHMIKDNGWD